The Desulfomicrobium macestii nucleotide sequence GCGTCGGCCTCCCGCAACTGCAGGTTGCAGGATTTGCATTCCCGGTCGCAGTAGGTCGGCTCGTAGTGGGCCGGCTCGTGGTAGGTGGTGATGACGCCCTCGTAGTTGCGCAGCACGACCTTGTTCGCGGTCCAGGAGATGATGTAGTTGGGCATGAGCGGGATCTTGCCGCCGCCCCCCGGAGCATCGACCACGTAGGTCGGAATGGAGAAGCCGCTGGTGTGGCCGCGCAGGCTCTCAAGGATCTCGATGCCCTTGCCGATGGGCGTGCGAAAATGGGTCAGGCCCTCGGACAGATCGCACTGATACAGATAGTAGGGACGCACCCTGTTGCGCACCAGCTTGTGGTTCAGGACCTTGATCAGGCGCGGGCAGTCGTTCACTCCGGCCAGGAGCACGCTCTGGTTGCCAAGGGGAATGCCTGCATTGGCCAGCTTGGCCAGGGCCTGCTTGGATGAGGCCGTGATCTCCGCCGGATGATTGAAATGCGTGTTGATCCAGAGCGGATGATGCTTCTTGAGCATCTCGACCAGATCATCGGTGATGCGGTACGGCAGAACCACCGGGGTGCGGGTGCCGATACGCACGACTTCGACGTGTTCGATGCCGCCGATCTCGGTCAGAAGCCAGTCGAGCATGTCGTCGGAGAGCAGAAAGGGGTCGCCTCCGGACAGGAGCACGTCACGCACCTGCGGAGTGTTCCTGATGTATTCGATGCCCTGGCGCAGATCGTCGCGGCTCGGGATGGAGTCACGGTCGCCGACCTTGCGCTTGCGGGTGCAGTGGCGGCAATACATGGCGCAGGTGTTGCTGACATGCAGCAGTACCCGGTCCGGGTAGCGGTGGGTCAGGCCGGGCACGGGGGAATCCTCGTCCTCGTGCAGGGGGTCGCTCATGTCGTGGCTTTCGATGCGCAGCTCGTCGGTGGAGGGAAACGCCTGCATGAACACGGGATCGTTGCGATAGTCCTTGGGATCGATCAGGGACAGATAGTATGGAGTAATGGCCATGGGAAACTTTTCAGTGGTGTTTTTGAGCGCAGCCCGCTCCTTCTCGGTAAATCGGATGCCGAGCAGGCGCTCGACCCCTTCGATGCTTTTGATGCTGTTGCGCACGTGCCACTTCCAATCCGTCCAGTTGGAACGGGTGGCGTCTTCCGCAATGATCTTTGCCAGGCGACGCTGGTTTTCAGAATATATTTGCATTGGATCTCCTTCTCCGCGACATTTTCTTTCTGAATGATATCCAGAAAAAAATATTTGAGAATTACAGTGTGTGATTGACGGGTCGGAAAAAAGTCAAAGACAAAGCAGCTCTTTTAAAAAAGAACCAAGTTCTGCTATCTGCAGAAATTTGTAATGATTTAAATGAAGCTTTTTTTGGTCGCGGGATTGGCAATTTAGATCATGTAAAATATTTCTGATCAAGGGGATGCGAGGGTTGTGTTTCGGGTACGCGGGTGTACCCGACAGGAGGGCGTGTATTTTTCGGTGAGCAATGGATTTGCTTGCGAGGTCGCAAGCGCGTTTCAGAGTGCGGGAACCCGGAGCCGGCCGTGTCCGAAGCGGCCGGCCCCGGGAAGAAGTCAGCCGTGGCCCAGCTTCTTTTCAAGCTCGGCCACGATCAGGGTGGTCTTTATGACCGTGTCGGGATTGAGGGACATGGACTCGATGCCGCACTCGACCACGAACTGGGCGAACTCGGGGTAGTCGCTCGGGGCCTGTCCGCAGATGCCGATGTACTTGCCCTTTTTGACCGCGACCTCGATGACCTGCTTGACGAAGCGTTTCACGGCAGGATTGCGTTCGTCATAGACGTGGGCCACCAGCGAC carries:
- the kamA gene encoding lysine 2,3-aminomutase translates to MQIYSENQRRLAKIIAEDATRSNWTDWKWHVRNSIKSIEGVERLLGIRFTEKERAALKNTTEKFPMAITPYYLSLIDPKDYRNDPVFMQAFPSTDELRIESHDMSDPLHEDEDSPVPGLTHRYPDRVLLHVSNTCAMYCRHCTRKRKVGDRDSIPSRDDLRQGIEYIRNTPQVRDVLLSGGDPFLLSDDMLDWLLTEIGGIEHVEVVRIGTRTPVVLPYRITDDLVEMLKKHHPLWINTHFNHPAEITASSKQALAKLANAGIPLGNQSVLLAGVNDCPRLIKVLNHKLVRNRVRPYYLYQCDLSEGLTHFRTPIGKGIEILESLRGHTSGFSIPTYVVDAPGGGGKIPLMPNYIISWTANKVVLRNYEGVITTYHEPAHYEPTYCDRECKSCNLQLREADAEEKAIGIESLLADWDDTQSLTPEENERIGRRTDAA